A single genomic interval of Mycolicibacterium holsaticum DSM 44478 = JCM 12374 harbors:
- a CDS encoding SDR family NAD(P)-dependent oxidoreductase: MRGKRVIVTGATNGVGLATATSLTRAGARVILAVRNLDLGARRAAEMGGDTSVVKLDLADQSSVRAFPDLFDGEVDILINNAGLVAQRRSDTVDGFEITLGTNFLGPFALTNLLFERVRSQIINVGSDAHKSASIAFDDPHLRTRRWSAFPAYARSKLAVMLWGLELDRRLREAGSPVCTYLTHPGWVASNLSNVSDKRLMSTFHSVVKSLADVLANDLDAGAAPTLYCITEPIPPGSYVGIDSRFGLKGGPTLSGRAAVACDYENARKLWEFAEHETGTSLPQTATSAPDGTKS; this comes from the coding sequence ATGCGCGGCAAGCGCGTCATCGTCACCGGGGCCACCAACGGGGTGGGTCTCGCGACGGCCACGTCGCTGACCCGCGCCGGCGCGCGGGTGATCCTGGCGGTCCGAAACCTCGACCTCGGTGCGCGGCGCGCGGCGGAGATGGGCGGTGACACGTCGGTCGTCAAACTCGACCTCGCCGATCAGTCCTCGGTGCGCGCGTTCCCCGATCTGTTCGACGGTGAGGTCGACATCCTGATCAACAACGCCGGCCTGGTGGCTCAGCGGCGCAGCGACACGGTGGACGGTTTCGAAATCACCTTGGGCACAAACTTTCTGGGCCCCTTCGCCCTGACCAACCTGCTGTTCGAACGGGTCCGTTCGCAGATCATCAATGTCGGCTCCGACGCGCACAAGTCGGCCAGCATCGCTTTCGACGATCCCCACCTGCGCACTCGCAGATGGTCGGCGTTTCCCGCCTATGCGCGCTCAAAGCTGGCGGTGATGTTGTGGGGTCTGGAACTCGACCGCCGGTTGCGTGAGGCCGGTTCACCGGTCTGCACCTACCTGACGCACCCGGGCTGGGTAGCTTCGAACCTGTCCAACGTCTCAGACAAACGCTTGATGTCGACGTTTCACTCGGTGGTCAAGTCGCTGGCCGACGTGCTCGCGAACGATCTCGATGCAGGCGCCGCGCCAACGCTGTACTGCATCACCGAGCCGATTCCGCCGGGTAGCTACGTGGGCATCGACAGCCGGTTCGGACTGAAGGGCGGTCCGACGTTGAGCGGCCGCGCCGCGGTCGCCTGTGACTACGAAAACGCCAGGAAGCTATGGGAATTCGCTGAGCACGAGACCGGTACCAGCCTGCCTCAGACGGCCACCTCGGCCCCCGATGGGACGAAGTCGTAA
- a CDS encoding PQQ-dependent sugar dehydrogenase: MNRIAGTGYAKYIGRVGALAVALGVAGVVATSPGVAWADGTSSSTSSQTSQSSQTSQSSQSSQSSETSQPSPTPADETETETVDPTEEPTESAEGLADEDSEDAEDLENVADPEDGAVEAIDDTDLTDTEESTTDDDTATEDGDTNEADSTPAPQTQTGTDVNTESVAQTLTTEASDAQYTSATTLRTQSSDNPETVALLSAATSATAASANRIAVPLPKLPTPEEVVHHIQAKVTECLCGVINGVTKLVSVVAGAINGGGGAGPGGGSPAAPPIVAAVLEFARREVTRVVDALNRTPIGRFVNYVATQVTDAITDFGNSPQGRAISAELTQFLAQCQDSTGLPAELERVAIVSGLNEPTDFDILADTEHPDEIHRIFITEKAGAIKVYDPDTGTVATLINLPTVTADGERGLVGIEVDPQYWDVGQPGYHTIYVAYTGADNYDRLSKLTLNDSFEVVGEPVELLKSTELGNNFHHGGELQFDPAGEHLYWAVGDNTESANAQDLSNIHGKILRLNRDGTAPEDNPFVGHPGAVEQIYAIGLRNPFRFTFTPDGQLLVGDVGESNWEELNVVTAGANYGWPAAEGFCTSGDCAYVDPIYAYRHSTPPANAGSITSVVVYTGSTFPEEYQNKVFIADYSVGWIKELTFDSEFTSLISERMFDNQAGTTVKLDQGPDGNLYQLNIYPGTLYVIRPSGGNRGPTAVLTASETYTAEDSLEVHFSAGGSTDPEGDDLSYEWNFGDGRTSTEANPTMVFTNTGADFTAYTVTLTVTDGEKSSTATQRIVVGSTPPVVEITDVPDKYNAGDTVSFSGSGSDEQDGALPASAYKWTVVFHHADHVHPFRDNITGPSGSVTIPRTRDQLGNTFYRISLTVTDSSGLSTTVYKDINPNLVRLTFNASDPDATFTIDGIPYQGSYVEEQAVVGVERVLNAPSPQPGSGGQLIFVSWSDGGAQSHTIVTPEGDTNYTVTYDFVPSGAEVAV, encoded by the coding sequence GTGAACCGCATCGCCGGCACCGGTTACGCCAAATACATCGGTCGCGTTGGGGCCCTCGCCGTCGCCCTGGGTGTCGCGGGCGTCGTTGCCACCTCGCCCGGCGTGGCATGGGCAGACGGCACCTCCTCCTCCACGTCGTCGCAGACATCGCAGTCCTCGCAGACGTCGCAGTCCTCGCAGTCCTCGCAGTCGTCGGAGACCTCGCAGCCCAGCCCGACGCCGGCGGACGAAACCGAAACCGAAACCGTCGACCCGACCGAAGAACCGACTGAGAGCGCTGAAGGCCTCGCCGACGAAGACAGTGAGGACGCCGAGGATCTGGAGAACGTAGCGGACCCAGAAGACGGTGCGGTCGAGGCGATCGACGACACCGACCTCACCGACACCGAGGAATCCACCACCGACGACGACACCGCGACGGAGGACGGTGACACGAACGAAGCCGATTCGACGCCAGCACCGCAGACTCAGACCGGCACCGACGTCAATACCGAATCCGTCGCACAAACGCTGACCACCGAGGCCTCCGACGCCCAGTACACGTCCGCGACCACGCTGAGGACCCAGTCGTCAGACAACCCCGAGACCGTCGCCCTGCTGAGCGCCGCGACAAGCGCGACCGCCGCTTCGGCCAACCGGATTGCGGTCCCGCTGCCGAAGCTGCCCACGCCCGAGGAGGTCGTGCACCACATTCAGGCCAAGGTGACCGAATGCCTCTGCGGCGTCATCAACGGTGTCACCAAACTGGTCAGCGTCGTGGCGGGTGCGATCAACGGAGGCGGCGGCGCGGGCCCTGGCGGCGGATCGCCTGCAGCACCGCCGATCGTGGCCGCGGTACTGGAGTTCGCACGCCGCGAAGTCACCCGCGTCGTCGACGCCCTGAACCGCACCCCGATCGGGCGCTTCGTCAACTACGTCGCAACGCAGGTCACCGACGCGATCACCGACTTCGGCAACTCACCGCAGGGCAGAGCGATTTCGGCGGAGCTCACCCAGTTCCTCGCGCAGTGCCAGGACTCCACGGGGCTGCCGGCCGAGCTCGAACGCGTCGCCATCGTGTCGGGCCTCAACGAACCGACAGACTTCGACATCCTCGCCGACACAGAACATCCCGATGAGATTCATCGCATCTTCATCACCGAGAAGGCCGGAGCGATCAAGGTTTACGACCCGGACACCGGCACCGTCGCGACGCTGATCAACCTTCCAACCGTGACCGCAGACGGTGAACGCGGACTGGTCGGCATCGAGGTCGACCCGCAGTACTGGGATGTCGGTCAGCCCGGCTACCACACCATCTACGTCGCCTACACCGGGGCGGACAACTATGACCGGTTGTCGAAGCTGACACTGAACGATTCGTTCGAGGTGGTGGGCGAACCGGTCGAACTGCTGAAGTCGACCGAGTTGGGCAACAACTTCCACCACGGCGGCGAGCTGCAATTCGATCCTGCCGGTGAGCATCTCTACTGGGCGGTGGGTGACAACACCGAGAGCGCCAACGCTCAGGACCTGTCGAACATCCACGGCAAGATCCTGCGGTTGAACCGCGACGGCACCGCGCCCGAAGACAACCCGTTCGTCGGCCATCCGGGCGCCGTCGAGCAGATCTACGCGATCGGCCTGCGCAATCCGTTTCGGTTCACCTTCACCCCCGACGGCCAGTTGCTGGTCGGCGATGTGGGCGAATCCAACTGGGAAGAGTTGAACGTCGTGACGGCCGGGGCCAACTACGGCTGGCCGGCCGCCGAAGGCTTCTGCACCAGTGGCGACTGCGCGTATGTCGACCCCATCTACGCCTACCGCCACTCCACACCACCGGCCAACGCGGGATCGATCACGTCGGTCGTCGTCTATACCGGTAGCACGTTCCCCGAGGAGTACCAGAACAAGGTCTTCATCGCCGACTACTCGGTCGGTTGGATCAAAGAACTGACGTTCGATTCGGAGTTCACCAGCCTGATCAGCGAGCGCATGTTCGACAACCAGGCCGGCACGACCGTCAAACTTGACCAGGGACCTGACGGAAACCTCTACCAGCTCAACATCTATCCCGGCACGCTCTACGTCATCCGGCCCTCCGGGGGGAACCGGGGACCAACCGCGGTACTCACCGCGTCGGAGACCTACACCGCCGAAGACTCCCTGGAAGTCCACTTCTCGGCCGGCGGATCGACCGACCCCGAAGGCGATGATCTGAGCTACGAGTGGAATTTCGGTGACGGCCGCACCTCGACCGAAGCCAATCCGACCATGGTCTTCACCAACACCGGCGCCGACTTCACCGCCTACACCGTGACTTTGACGGTCACCGACGGGGAGAAGTCCAGCACTGCGACGCAACGGATCGTGGTCGGCAGCACGCCGCCGGTCGTCGAGATCACCGACGTGCCGGACAAGTACAACGCCGGCGACACCGTGTCGTTCAGCGGCAGCGGCTCCGACGAACAGGACGGGGCGCTACCCGCCAGCGCCTACAAGTGGACGGTGGTGTTCCACCACGCCGACCATGTGCATCCGTTCCGGGACAACATCACTGGGCCGAGCGGCAGCGTCACCATCCCACGCACCCGCGATCAGCTCGGCAACACCTTCTACCGGATATCGCTGACCGTGACCGACAGCAGCGGCTTGTCGACCACGGTGTACAAGGACATCAATCCGAACCTGGTCAGGCTCACGTTCAACGCCAGTGACCCCGACGCCACCTTCACCATCGACGGAATCCCGTACCAGGGTTCCTATGTCGAAGAGCAGGCCGTGGTGGGCGTTGAGCGCGTACTCAACGCGCCGTCACCGCAGCCCGGCAGCGGGGGGCAGCTGATCTTCGTCAGCTGGTCCGACGGGGGCGCACAGAGCCACACGATCGTCACCCCGGAGGGCGACACCAACTACACGGTGACTTACGACTTCGTCCCATCGGGGGCCGAGGTGGCCGTCTGA